CGGTGGATGCCCGTCGCGCTGGAGAGGACGAAGATGAGCGTCAGGCCGCCGACGAACACCAGCGGTCCGGCGGTCCCGACAGTCACGTCCCACTTGAACGCGACGCCCGCGAGGAACTGCTGGCTGACCAGCGCGACGGAGGTGGCGATGCCGCCGATGGTGGCGAAGACGGCGAGCGTATCCACGAGGCGTCCCCAAACCGAATCCAGCCCGTCGACGCCAAGAAACGGGGTCAGCAGCGTCGACACCCGGAGCGGCGCGCCGCGTCGGTAGACGAAGTACGCGATTGGGACGCCGATGACGGCGTAGGCGCTCCAGGCCGAGATACCCCAATGAAACAGCGAGTAGACGAGCGCGTCGCTGGCGGCCGCGGCCGAACGGGGTTCGGCCCCGAAGTACGGCGGCGGCGTCCCGTAGTGAAACAGCGCCTCGGCGGGTCCCCAGAACACCAGCCCCGCGGCGATGCCCGCAGTGAAGACGAGCGTGAAGTACGTCGGGTACGTGTAGGTCGGTTCCGTCTCGGGGCCGCCGAGTTTGATGTCCCCCCACGGACCGAGCAAGAGGACAGCGCAGTAACACACCGCGAGCAGCATCGCAACGAGGAACAACGGGCCACCAACTCGAAGGATGGTCCCGGAGACAGCGGTGACCACGGCGCCGGTCCGGGTCGGGAACACCGCCTGCAACAGGAAGAAGGCGGCGAACACCGTCACCGGGAGGCCCATCGAGAGCGGGTCCTGACTGCGTGCGAACGCCCGGAGCGTCGTCGTCAGTCTCGTGTGCCGGACCCGCAGGAGGTAGTCTCCGCTCCCCTCGTCCTCGTCGCCGCCGTAGGGGAGGACGGCGAGGTAGCCCAACCCAGACCCGAAGAAGACCAGCGAGATGGCGACCCAGCCCTGCCCCGTCACCGCCTCGCCGACGAAGTCTCGGAAGAAGAAGCCGACGAAGACGATGGCCCCCGACGCGGCGGCCACCGGGACCAGTAGCTTCGCGACTAGCGCGTCGAGACCGCCCGCTTCGGAGGCCGCCATACTGTGTGGTACGGTAGCGTGTACGTAAAGTAGTGTCGTGCGGGCTACTCGTCCCCGTCG
This window of the Haloarcula marina genome carries:
- a CDS encoding BCCT family transporter, whose product is MAASEAGGLDALVAKLLVPVAAASGAIVFVGFFFRDFVGEAVTGQGWVAISLVFFGSGLGYLAVLPYGGDEDEGSGDYLLRVRHTRLTTTLRAFARSQDPLSMGLPVTVFAAFFLLQAVFPTRTGAVVTAVSGTILRVGGPLFLVAMLLAVCYCAVLLLGPWGDIKLGGPETEPTYTYPTYFTLVFTAGIAAGLVFWGPAEALFHYGTPPPYFGAEPRSAAAASDALVYSLFHWGISAWSAYAVIGVPIAYFVYRRGAPLRVSTLLTPFLGVDGLDSVWGRLVDTLAVFATIGGIATSVALVSQQFLAGVAFKWDVTVGTAGPLVFVGGLTLIFVLSSATGIHRGIRRIAGLNIVLFGLFALLLVALGPRSYAVDRGAAALGRYVVHFVPLSLHTGGEWVASWTVWNWSWWFSWAPFAGLFVAALSRGRRVRTVVFTTVVATSAATVVWFLLLGGTALFVQQSGQADVLAAIAAPGGSEAVAGFPLFAALPLSELLVFLFLALIVVFMTTSADTSTLVVAILATRRGLAPSTGSIVFWGIVQGGVAVAVLLVGGAETLQALAVLTGGPFAIISLVGIAGLTRSWYRNERGHTSVIARVVDRLPTIQAHHDVDPPEKDD